Below is a window of Myxococcales bacterium DNA.
GGTACATGCATTGCGACCGCTTCACCGTTCAATATCAAGAGCATCAACCAGATCGTCATCATGCTGCCAGATCGCAGTTCCTTGACACTGAGCTGTGCCGGCTGTTGGCAGCGAGAAGAACCTTGCGCCGAATTGATGCTCACCGGCATTTCATTCGAGTATCTGAGCGAATCGGATCTGGACAGCATCTGGGACTTCGTGCTCGAAAGCGGGAAATATCTCGCGCGCTTTCTGCTCGAGAAGTCGGAATTCCACGAACTCGGGCTCGACGATGCGATGAGCCTGTCGCAGATGACCCGCTATCGAGACATTCCCATCGGCCACAGTCTCTACCGCCAAAATACCAACGAGCCGGGACAGGACAGCATCTACCTGCTGATCGAAGGAACGGTCACGCTTGAATTTCGTGTCCGCGATGCGCGGGATGTGGAGTTCGAGCGGCTGCAACCCGGTCAGTTTTTTGGCGGCCTTCCCATTCTCGCCGACGTCCCCCACGCCGAGAGCGCCACCACCGCGACGGATGTCCGGCTGCTCGAGATCGACAGGCAAGCGTTCCAATATATTCGGACCGCCAAGCCGTGGCTCGGGTACCGCCTGGGCAGCGCCATGCTGCGCATTTCGACCCGACGCCTCAGCGCAATCATGAACAGGGTGTCGGGCCTGCTCTAGGCTGCGCGAGGAAATGACGTTCCGGCGTTCTCGATCCTGAACCGAAGAGCCCCACAGGATGTCGAGACAAGGTATGCTGAACGAGGTGGAAGACCGACTCGTATTTTTGATTGGGCCCCCGCGTTCGGGTTCCACGCTGCTGACGCAGATGCTGGGTGCGCACTCCAAGATTCACGCGCCGGCGGAACCCCACCTCCTCACCCCACTCGCACATCTGGGCTACTACGAAAGCGTCGAGAAGGCGCCCTATGACCCGGTCATTGCCCGGGCGGGTATTCGCGAACTGGTTGCGGACCTGCCGCAAGGCGAGGCGGACTACCTCGAATCCCTGCGACGCTACACCGACTCCGTCTACTCAAAGCTCCTCGCGCCCTCTGGCCGAGAACTGTTGCTCGACAAGACTCCGGCCTATTCACTGATCCTCGACTTCGCCGCCCGCCTCTACCCCAAGGCCAAGTTCGTCGTGCTGATGCGTCACCCGATGGCGATCTGGTCCTCATTCGTGACGTCATTCTTCGACGGTGATCACGAGGTCGCGCACAACCACAATCCGCTGCTCGAGCGCTATGTCCCGGCGATTGCACGCTTCGTGCGGGAGCAACCGGTCGATCTGCACGCGATCCACTACGAAGAACTGGTCAGCGATCCCGATACCCAGATGGAGCAGCTTTGCGGCTACCTCGGCATTCCCTTCGAACCCGGCATGGTGAACTACGGGGACCAGACCGGGGGCGTCAAAACTGCGGCTCGTGGTCTAGGCGATCCGATGACTGTGGCCAAAGAGTCGCGACCCACGACGGCATCCCTGGCCAAATGGGCCCACGCCATGACGGGGCGTCCAGACAAAGTCGCCCAGTGCCACGACATTCTCGGCGCACTGCTGGACGACGACCTCGAGACCTGGGGGTTTTCGCGCGCCCAGATCACGGCGGAACTCAATGCCATCGAACTCGGGGCGAAGCCGGCCAAGCGTCCCAAGGCAACGCGGCATACTCTCGAACGCAAACTTCTCGTCGCGCTTCGCCGCAACATTCACCACAACGCATTCGGCAAGCTCGTGAAACTGGTCCGCAATGTGTGTGACGTGTTGTTGAGATAAAAGTTGTCGAGATGAAAACTGTTGAGATAAATTATTTCTCCTCCATCATCTGCTCAACGCTCTGCGTGAGATTGAGCAGCGAAAATCGAGAGTTCAAACTTGGCTGACGACAAGACCCCACAGTCCCGCAACATCATCAGCCGCGCCTGGAATGCGATCTGGACCGCGACGCGGCTCTACTTTGTCGCCGGGCTGGTGGCCTTTGCGCCCATTGGCATCACCTTCTGGGCAATCGCGTGGATCGTCCAACGGCTCGACAATTTGCTGCTGCCCCGGGTGGTGAGCTGGTTGTTTCCAGCGCTGGAGCAACCGATCGAGTTCCCTCCTCTAGTCGGCGCCCTGTTTACTTTTATCGTCATCTTGCTGTCGGGCGTCATCGTGCGTCATTTTTTTGGCCAGGAATTGGTGCGGGGTTGGGAACGGATGCTGTCCCGGGTTCCCGTGGCACGCAGTATCTACGGCGGCGTCAAGCAACTCTTCGAAGCGATCGTCGCCGGAGGACGAGCCACCGGCTTCAACACCGTGGTGCTCGTCGAATATCCGCGCAGGGGACTCTGGGCTCTGGCGTTTACCACTGGGAATTCTGGGCCGCTGATACAGGCGGCATTTCCCGAGGAACCGATGATCAATTGCTTTGTCCCCACGACCCCGAATCCCACCTCGGGCTTCTACCTTGTCGTTCCACAGTCCGAGGTTCGCGAGGTTGATCTCACGGTCGAGGAGGCGTTCAAGGTGATTATGTCGGCGGGGCTCGTGAATCCCGATCCCGACCACCGCGTTTCGGCCAGTCAGGAATCTCTCCCAGGAATCGAGGCTACGAGCGAGACCCGCTAGGGGGTCGGATTCGCGATGCGTTCGACGATGCTCTGAATTTCTGGGCGGTTCAGCAGCGCCAGGGTGTCGCCATTTTCCAGCAGCTTCACGATCTCCGGGTTCTCGGCGAGTCGCAGCAATTCGGGGTCGTTTCTCAAGCTCTTGAGCTTCGGCCCAAGTTGCTCGAAGACCACACGCGACTCCTGACGAAAAATCTCGACATCTTTTGCGGCGGCGGCGCTGACGATGCCCAAATCCGCCAGCCGACGGCGCATCTGGTCGTCGTGCGAAAGCTTGTAAAAAGAGAGCCGGTTGAGGGCCCGCTCTGCGGCTCCGTTTTCGATCAGCGTCCAGAAGAACTTGTCGCGCTGGAGTCCCTCGATCTTGGAATCGGACAGCAGATCCTGCAGCCCCTTGAGGGCCGTGCCCGGATTCGAGGCCAGTTGCGCCATCAATCTCGCACCGGGTTCGGGCGCCTCGCCGTCCTCAGCCATGACTCGCCGGATCACCTCGGCAACCACCGACCGCGTGGCGCTGGCGACACTGGAATCTTCGGTTTGGGGAAGTCGGTCGATGTTTTCAATCACACCGAGGTCCCGCGCCGCGTCCAGCCAGATCACCAGCCAAGACAGCAGCAGCACCACGAGTCCCCCGCGAATGCCGCCAAAAATGCCGCCGCCCGCGCGGTCCAGCCAGCCCCGGGGATCGTCATCGAGGCGGTCGAGATCCCATTCGCGAAGCAGGGAACCCAACAGACCGGCGACAATGAACGTCGCCAGGAAGCCCAGGGTGCCCGCCGCAACCGCTCCGTAGAGGGACGAAATCGCCAGCTTCTCGGCGACAGTCTGCGACAAATTCTGGGCGCAGTAGACCCCACCGCCGTAGGCCAGCAACAGCGAAACTACACTCGTGCCCGCGGCCAGCGCCCCGCGGTACGCACCCATGAGTACGAACGCGCCAAACAGGCCAAGCAAAATCACATCGAGAAGCATGTTCGACCTATCGACCTGCCCGAGACCGGCCTAAAGAGCTCCGGCGCAATCTCTCGGGTGAGATGACCAGCCAGGACCTGGGGGAAACCCCCATCGTGCCCATCGCAACGACGACCGATGAATACGCCGGAACCTCGAAGCGCGGTCGAGCCAGCGCAATTCCAGTCGAGGCGGTAGGTGTCGTGCGTGACGGAATCGGCGTCAGAACTCATCATATTCTCCTACGAGTTCTTGCTCTCGGACGACCGGAGGTGGTCGTACCAGGTGCGGCTCGATCCCCTGACGCTGAAACAGGTCCACGAAGCTCCGACGATCCCCTTGCCCGAATGGACACGACTCGAAGTGTCGCAGTGCACCAATTGTCCGCTCTCCCCAGAATCGACGCCCCATTGCCCCGTTGCGGTCTCGATCGACGAAATGGTCGAGTTCTTCGCCGACTCGTACGCCCACGAGGAAGCTCGGGTCACCGTACACGCAAAAGAGCGCAGTTACGAAAAAGTGTGCTCACTGCAGATCGGCATTGGTTCGCTGCTTGGTCTCTTGATGGCAACCAGTGGATGCCCGGTGATGGAACCCATGCGACCTCTGGCCCGCAGCCACCTCCCGTTTGCAACCGCCTACGAAACGCTCCCGAGAGTGATCTCACGTTATCTCTTCCAGCAATATCTGAGGTCGCGTCGGGGTGAAGATCCGGATTGGGAGATGAGTAAGCTTTCGCAGGCCTACGAAGGCATCCAACAGGTCAACGAGGGTATTACCAAGCGGCTCAGCCACGTCAAGGTCCGGGACGCCAGCCGCAATGCTGTATCGAGACTCCACGTGTTTGCTGAGTTGCTGAGTTTTTCGATCGACGAGAACGTCATCCATGAAATCCTGGAAGACTTTCGCAGCGAACGAACGGGGCTCCACGACGTCAACCGCTAGCGGTGCTTTTGCTCTCATATTTAATATCGATGATCGTGTAGGTCGTACTTCCGCGCGGGCGCACAACATTGACATCGTCGTCGAGTTCCCGCCCGAGCAGCGCGCGGCCGACCGGTGAATCGACACTGATGAGAAGGCTTGCGGCGTCGGACTCGTCGGGACCGACCAGCCGATAGCGAACCTGCTCGCCCTCCGCGTCTTCCAGCGTCACCCAGGCACCAAAGAAGACCTTGTCCTCTCGGTCGGGGGATTCGCGTACCACCGTCAAGTCGTCCAGGCGCTTCTGCAAAAACCGAATTCGCGAGTCGATCTCGCGCAGCCGCTTCTTGCCGTAGATGTAGTCGGCATTTTCCGATCGATCGCCGAGCGCCGCTGCAACTGAAACCGCGTGGGTGACCTTGGGACGCTCAACCTTCCAGAGGTTCTCGTACTCCTCTTGCATGCGCTCGAAGCCTTCGGGGGTGATGTAGCTGCTCGGCCGCGGGCCGGCCCCCGGGCCAGGCGTTTTTTTGGATCTATCTGCCATTTCTGCCTGCCATCAGAGAACAATCCCTTGGGTGAGTTCAGCGGTCAAGCCGTCCCCGTGCCTTGGTCGCGCCGGAGTTCAGTGCAATACGAACACCCAAATGTGCTGCGGGACGCTTGCGAGCATGATATCGTGGCCCAATGCCCGACGCTGACGACAAAATCGAGAGTGACTCTTCTGCATCACCACAGACCGAATCGAATTCAACCGAAGTCGCGGAGCAAGAGGAAGAACAAGCCCCGACTCCGTTCGATCACCCCCTGTTCCTGCCCACACTGCTGACCGGCCTCGCCCTCTGGTTTGGTTACGACGGCTGGCTGACGACCGACCCCAACATGCTCGAGCATGCCACCTTCAATCGGGTGGTCTTTGTGCCGTTGTTCCTCGGCGCCATCTATACAGGCATCACCGGCTACAAGGAATGGAAGGAAGACCGGGAGTAACCGCCAGGCCTTTGGCCTCTCTCTTCCTTCCTCTCTTCCCTCCTCTCTTCCTTCCGCCCCTCCCAGCGCCTCTCGCAACCCATTCGTATTCTAACGTGCGTTTGGGGTCAAGCATCCATTCATTGAATTACGGAATTGTCCGATGAGCATGGACGCGGCCACCTCCCGCGCGGGGTGATTACCGGCCGACAAGGACCTGGGGAGCTTCAGTGCGTCGAATTGCAATCGCCTGCGAGAAAGGCGGCGTCGGAAAGACTTCCACAGTGGTGGGGCTGGCCTGTGGCCTGGCCCAATTGGGGCAGCGCGTCCTCGTCATGGATACCGACAGCCAGGCAGCAGCGACCCAATGGTTGGGCCGCGAACACATGCCGGGACTCACTCGCAGCTTTGCGGGAAGCCTGCCTCTCGAACGATTGATCCAGACGACGTGCGCAGAACGCGTCGACCTGATCCCGGCATCCACCAGCTTGGCCACATTGGAACGAAGCCTCGACGGCGTATCTCACGCCCTGACATTTTTGCGACGAGCCATCGACGACCTCGACCCCGATCGCTGGGACTACTTGATTTGTGATACCCCGCCGAACCTCGGGATCGTCGTCAATTCGGTTCTCGCTGCAGTGCAGGAACTATACGTACCGGTCGAAGCCCGTCCCATGGGGCTGGCCGGCCTGAGCCGCATCCTCTGTACCGCAGGTCGCAATCAGCGCAGACTCAATCATTCGCTCTGCGAGCCCCGACTCGTCATCTCGCGCACCAACCACACCGGTGTATCTCGCGCGGTCGAGGCGCAGGTGCGAAAGCGGTATGGCGCCCGAGTTTTCAGCACCGCAATTCCCGAACGCATTTCGATTGCACGCTCCTCCGGACTGGGGGTCCCGGCCAGCGTCCACGAGCCCAAGGGGCCGGTGGCAAAGATCTATCGAAGTCTGGCCAGGGAGATTCAGTCGATCGAGATTTCGCCCCTGATCCGGCGATCACGCGGGCAGTCTCCCACCGCTACACGATTTCCATAAATTTCGACGACCGCTGGAAAACGATCCTGCAACGATCTCTCCCGACGAACAGAAGATGCAGCACCGATCAACCGATAAACCGAAAGCGCCCGCCACAAGCGGGTCCGGCATTTCAACATGACAAAAGTTAGCCCGAACAGCGACCCGGTCGAAGTCGGTACCACGCTCAAAGCAAAGTACCGCTACAAGCTCGTCAAACGTCTGGGGGCCGGAAGTTTCGGCAACGTTTTTCAAGGCGAATGTCTCGACACAAGCGAGTCCCATCCCGATGCTCCCCCGCGCGACGTAGCGATCAAGGTACTGGGCTCGACCGATGATCCCAAAGCGATGAGCGCACTCAAGCGAGAACTCGCCGCACTGCGACGGATTGGGCATCCACGCATCCCCGTGCTCTACGACTTCTGTCTCGATGGACCTGCTGCCTTCGCGGTGATGGAATATTTTCCGAGCGGTAGCTTGGCGGACGCCTGGTCGTTTATCGGACGGCTTGACGTCGATCAGACCTGGCGCTTGATTTCCGACCTGTTGAGCGCCCTCACTGCGGCCCACAAGGCGTCGATCCTACATCTCGACATCAAGCCCTCCAATGTTCTTCTCGACGAGATGGGGGGCTATGTGCTCTCCGATTTCGGAGTCGCCCACTCTTCATGGATGTCGAAGGGATTGCTGGCGCAGGGTCAAATTCCGGTCGGCCTTGGGACCCATGGTTACCGCGCACCCGAGCAAGCCAACCAAAGCACGCGAGCATTCGACTTGCGAACCGATCTATGGGGCGTAGGCGCCACCGCCTGGGCTGCGTTCACCGGGATCGATCTCAACCAGCGAAAGGATGTCCTGCGGCGCGCGGAGGACGGCTGCATCTACGGACTGCAGCGGCTATCCGACGTGCATCTCGGATGCCCGGCTCCCCTCGAAGAGGTCGTCATGGGATTGCTCTTCCTCGATCCTCAACGCCGGCCCGGTGGCGCAGCCGAAGTCGTGAGTCGGATCAAGGCAATCGCTGCGGGCTTCGGCATGGGTTCTCAACCCGCGGCAGCAGCAGGCCGGAGCGACGCCTTTGTCGGAGAGGTGTATCAGGTCATCGACGAACTGGTCGACCCCTTGTGGGCTTCGATCTGTCGCGCCCCGGGCTTCGATCGCTACTTCGCAAAATTTGAGGACGGTGAAATCATCGCGAGTCCGAGCGATCAGTCTCACCACACTCACCAACTGATGTCGGGCAAGATTCGCATCGAAAATGGCACGGAACTCGTAGACATTGAAAAGGACGAAGGCGCCTTCCTGGGTGCCATCTCGACCCTGACCGGCGTCGAGCGGCACTTGACCCTACGCGCCGAGGGCACCGTTTGGGCCTGCATTTACAACGAAGCGGAGTTGGAGCAGCTCATCACCTGCAACCCCTCGGTTGCGGTGCGAATCCTGCGCGGCATGGCCGACCGCATCGCGCGCGGCCCGAGCCGTCATTCGGATTGAGTGGCCAGGGGCCGCGATTTTCGGCTCGAACTTCTCGCGCAAGCCCTACTCTTCAGCGAGTCCGGAAGTCCAGATCCCGAGGACGAATTCTCTTCCACCGCAGGACAAATTGATTCGTAGACCCGTCGAGGCGGTTTGAGGGGTCACGACATTCTTCTCGCCCTCGATGACTGCGGGAATCGACAGGTTGAAGTGATAACCCGCTTTTCCGAGCTCAGTTTTGGCTGAGCCCGCGATCATGTTGGTGAGTTCTCCAACGCCGTCCAGAAGGTCCCCGTCGATCTCGCTCTCGTCTTCGCCGAGCATCGCGGCAACAACCTGTCGGGCCAGGCTGGACTCGAGACTCAACACGAGGAGTCCCTCTTTCTCTCCACACAATCCCATCGTCGCGGTGTAGTCGAGGGTGTTCTCGAGAGCCTGAACCCGGGAGATCTCCCCTGTCTCGAGTTCGAGCATGGCCATGGTGTTCAACGTCTCGATTGCAGCACCGACGAAGGCCTTCACGATTGGATGATCAACGGTCATTTCCCCTGCTCCTCGTTCATTTTTCCCGCCCGGCGGCTATTTACAGACACGCGGGCGTCTCCACTATTACTTCGAGTGTTGTCTGCATCTTGAATACTCTCTCTAAGCCTTCACCAACGCGAGCATCATTTCAGAACGTTCGGCAGCGAGGCTGAAATCGGCGATCACGTCCGGAATCTCGTCCACTCCAATTCCGAGATCAAACCAGGTCCCTTCGGCGAACCGCGGGGAAGTCCCTTCCACCGAAACACCGAGACCCTCGTGGTCTGCAATCCAGTCCGCGAGATGAATGACTTGCGCCCAGGTCACAAATTCTTCGGGCGCATCGGTGGGGCTGTGATGAAATTCGGCAGCGACCGCAACTCCCTCTGGCAGACCCCACTCCCGGATCAGCGCCGCACCGACTTCGGCATGGGTGTAGCCGAGCTTGTCGTGTTCGGCGCGAATGAGCGTCGTATGGCGTTCGACCGCATCGTTGAGTATGCGCCCGTACTTGCGCGACTGACATTGTACGAGCATGAAAATTCCGACGTCGTGCATGAGACCAGCCACAAAATACGGATTGTCGCCGGGAGAGCCACCGAGCTCGATCTTCGGAGAACGTGCGGCAAGGGTTCCCGCAGCGATGGCCGAGGTCAGGCAGTGCTTCCAGAACCCCATGTAGTCAAACGGACAGTCGGCAGCGGAGAATGCGTCGATGACACCAGTCGTCACGACAATGTTCCGCACCTCGTTGAAACCAATTCTTGCAATGGCATCCGAGAGCGATGCGAACGGAGTCGCGGACGGGTTGTAGATGACGCTGTTGGATACGGCCAGCACCCGACTCGCGATCGAAATGTCACTGGCCATCAGATCCGCGATATCTTGAGCATTCGCGAGATCATCGTCGAGAGCCCTGAGAATTCTCGTCACGGAGGCAGCCAGCGCGGGCAGCGGTTTGCCCCGGCCGCCAACGCGCTCGAGCAATTTTGGACCCGACAACGTCATCCTCCCATCCCCAAACACTCCAGGATTTTCACCGCAAGAGCCTCTGGAGTGAAGGGTTTGGAACAGTAGTTGTTGGCACCATGCTGAATCGCGGTGGTCATTCGTTCCCGTTCGGATTCGGTAGTCAGCATCATCACGGGAATGGACGCGAGATCTTCGTCCGCGCGAATCTCCTGCAGACACGTGAGCCCATCCATGATCGGCATGTTCCAATCGAGTACCACCAAGGCGATATCCTCGTGATGCTCGCGCAACAGATCGAGGGCCACCTGGCCATTTTCGGCACCAATGGGCTCGTAGCCCGCCATCTC
It encodes the following:
- a CDS encoding cyclic nucleotide-binding domain-containing protein, which gives rise to MELRSSEFPGGLPGRTRDLSVGGTCIATASPFNIKSINQIVIMLPDRSSLTLSCAGCWQREEPCAELMLTGISFEYLSESDLDSIWDFVLESGKYLARFLLEKSEFHELGLDDAMSLSQMTRYRDIPIGHSLYRQNTNEPGQDSIYLLIEGTVTLEFRVRDARDVEFERLQPGQFFGGLPILADVPHAESATTATDVRLLEIDRQAFQYIRTAKPWLGYRLGSAMLRISTRRLSAIMNRVSGLL
- a CDS encoding sulfotransferase; the protein is MLNEVEDRLVFLIGPPRSGSTLLTQMLGAHSKIHAPAEPHLLTPLAHLGYYESVEKAPYDPVIARAGIRELVADLPQGEADYLESLRRYTDSVYSKLLAPSGRELLLDKTPAYSLILDFAARLYPKAKFVVLMRHPMAIWSSFVTSFFDGDHEVAHNHNPLLERYVPAIARFVREQPVDLHAIHYEELVSDPDTQMEQLCGYLGIPFEPGMVNYGDQTGGVKTAARGLGDPMTVAKESRPTTASLAKWAHAMTGRPDKVAQCHDILGALLDDDLETWGFSRAQITAELNAIELGAKPAKRPKATRHTLERKLLVALRRNIHHNAFGKLVKLVRNVCDVLLR
- a CDS encoding DUF502 domain-containing protein, which encodes MADDKTPQSRNIISRAWNAIWTATRLYFVAGLVAFAPIGITFWAIAWIVQRLDNLLLPRVVSWLFPALEQPIEFPPLVGALFTFIVILLSGVIVRHFFGQELVRGWERMLSRVPVARSIYGGVKQLFEAIVAGGRATGFNTVVLVEYPRRGLWALAFTTGNSGPLIQAAFPEEPMINCFVPTTPNPTSGFYLVVPQSEVREVDLTVEEAFKVIMSAGLVNPDPDHRVSASQESLPGIEATSETR
- a CDS encoding CvpA family protein yields the protein MLLDVILLGLFGAFVLMGAYRGALAAGTSVVSLLLAYGGGVYCAQNLSQTVAEKLAISSLYGAVAAGTLGFLATFIVAGLLGSLLREWDLDRLDDDPRGWLDRAGGGIFGGIRGGLVVLLLSWLVIWLDAARDLGVIENIDRLPQTEDSSVASATRSVVAEVIRRVMAEDGEAPEPGARLMAQLASNPGTALKGLQDLLSDSKIEGLQRDKFFWTLIENGAAERALNRLSFYKLSHDDQMRRRLADLGIVSAAAAKDVEIFRQESRVVFEQLGPKLKSLRNDPELLRLAENPEIVKLLENGDTLALLNRPEIQSIVERIANPTP
- the greB gene encoding transcription elongation factor GreB — encoded protein: MADRSKKTPGPGAGPRPSSYITPEGFERMQEEYENLWKVERPKVTHAVSVAAALGDRSENADYIYGKKRLREIDSRIRFLQKRLDDLTVVRESPDREDKVFFGAWVTLEDAEGEQVRYRLVGPDESDAASLLISVDSPVGRALLGRELDDDVNVVRPRGSTTYTIIDIKYESKSTASG
- a CDS encoding ParA family protein, whose translation is MRRIAIACEKGGVGKTSTVVGLACGLAQLGQRVLVMDTDSQAAATQWLGREHMPGLTRSFAGSLPLERLIQTTCAERVDLIPASTSLATLERSLDGVSHALTFLRRAIDDLDPDRWDYLICDTPPNLGIVVNSVLAAVQELYVPVEARPMGLAGLSRILCTAGRNQRRLNHSLCEPRLVISRTNHTGVSRAVEAQVRKRYGARVFSTAIPERISIARSSGLGVPASVHEPKGPVAKIYRSLAREIQSIEISPLIRRSRGQSPTATRFP
- a CDS encoding protein kinase: MTKVSPNSDPVEVGTTLKAKYRYKLVKRLGAGSFGNVFQGECLDTSESHPDAPPRDVAIKVLGSTDDPKAMSALKRELAALRRIGHPRIPVLYDFCLDGPAAFAVMEYFPSGSLADAWSFIGRLDVDQTWRLISDLLSALTAAHKASILHLDIKPSNVLLDEMGGYVLSDFGVAHSSWMSKGLLAQGQIPVGLGTHGYRAPEQANQSTRAFDLRTDLWGVGATAWAAFTGIDLNQRKDVLRRAEDGCIYGLQRLSDVHLGCPAPLEEVVMGLLFLDPQRRPGGAAEVVSRIKAIAAGFGMGSQPAAAAGRSDAFVGEVYQVIDELVDPLWASICRAPGFDRYFAKFEDGEIIASPSDQSHHTHQLMSGKIRIENGTELVDIEKDEGAFLGAISTLTGVERHLTLRAEGTVWACIYNEAELEQLITCNPSVAVRILRGMADRIARGPSRHSD
- a CDS encoding chemotaxis protein CheX translates to MTVDHPIVKAFVGAAIETLNTMAMLELETGEISRVQALENTLDYTATMGLCGEKEGLLVLSLESSLARQVVAAMLGEDESEIDGDLLDGVGELTNMIAGSAKTELGKAGYHFNLSIPAVIEGEKNVVTPQTASTGLRINLSCGGREFVLGIWTSGLAEE
- a CDS encoding HDOD domain-containing protein, whose product is MSGPKLLERVGGRGKPLPALAASVTRILRALDDDLANAQDIADLMASDISIASRVLAVSNSVIYNPSATPFASLSDAIARIGFNEVRNIVVTTGVIDAFSAADCPFDYMGFWKHCLTSAIAAGTLAARSPKIELGGSPGDNPYFVAGLMHDVGIFMLVQCQSRKYGRILNDAVERHTTLIRAEHDKLGYTHAEVGAALIREWGLPEGVAVAAEFHHSPTDAPEEFVTWAQVIHLADWIADHEGLGVSVEGTSPRFAEGTWFDLGIGVDEIPDVIADFSLAAERSEMMLALVKA
- a CDS encoding response regulator — protein: MKILTVDDSKIIRKIVSGVIEMAGYEPIGAENGQVALDLLREHHEDIALVVLDWNMPIMDGLTCLQEIRADEDLASIPVMMLTTESERERMTTAIQHGANNYCSKPFTPEALAVKILECLGMGG